The Roseibaca calidilacus genome has a window encoding:
- the cysE gene encoding serine O-acetyltransferase: MAQSPKPNLHRLDPVWERIRREAEQALDAEPLLGGMFHASVLHHKTLEQALAFRLSQKLSTAELSEQILREIMDAAHADDPSLGEAARADIVATYERDPACNRFLKPLMYFKGFQAVQAYRISHWLCRQGRSDFASLIQMRVSECFGVDIHPGAKIGKGIMIDHAHSIVIGETAVVGDNVSMLHSVTLGGTGKEDGDRHPKIGNGVLIGAGAKVLGNIRVGDCARIAAGSVVLEEVPPRKTVAGVPARIVGEAGCAQPSLTMDQLFRGEI, encoded by the coding sequence ATGGCCCAATCACCGAAACCCAACCTGCACAGGCTTGACCCGGTCTGGGAACGTATCCGCCGCGAAGCCGAACAGGCGCTGGACGCAGAGCCGCTGCTGGGGGGGATGTTTCACGCATCGGTCCTGCACCACAAGACGCTGGAACAGGCGCTGGCATTTCGGCTAAGCCAGAAGCTCAGCACGGCGGAACTGTCCGAGCAGATCCTGCGCGAGATCATGGATGCCGCCCATGCCGATGACCCATCCTTGGGCGAGGCGGCGCGCGCCGATATCGTCGCCACCTATGAACGTGACCCGGCCTGCAACCGGTTCCTGAAACCGCTGATGTATTTCAAGGGGTTTCAGGCGGTTCAGGCCTATCGCATCTCGCATTGGCTGTGCCGTCAGGGGCGCAGTGACTTCGCAAGCCTGATCCAGATGCGGGTGTCGGAATGCTTCGGGGTTGATATTCACCCCGGCGCGAAAATCGGCAAAGGCATTATGATCGATCACGCCCATTCCATCGTGATCGGGGAAACGGCGGTGGTGGGCGACAATGTGTCGATGCTGCATTCGGTCACGCTTGGCGGCACCGGCAAGGAAGATGGCGACCGCCACCCCAAGATCGGCAATGGTGTGCTGATCGGGGCCGGGGCCAAGGTGTTGGGCAATATCCGCGTGGGCGACTGCGCGCGCATCGCTGCCGGGTCTGTGGTGCTGGAAGAAGTGCCGCCGCGCAAGACCGTCGCGGGCGTGCCCGCGCGCATCGTGGGCGAGGCGGGCTGCGCGCAGCCTTCGCTGACCATGGACCAGTTGTTCCGCGGCGAAATCTGA
- a CDS encoding GNAT family N-acetyltransferase: MAMASRFPDHKFGRLTLRIARDDADLAQVAQLRRVRFRDNRGADMDQFDPLCAHLLVVEGDDPAALACARLRLLDGPELDDCYSAQFYDLSPLARAGLRGLELGRVCIASDRRQDPDILRALLAGIALHSDAEKVDLLLGCASFKGDDPARHAAALGWLKARHTGPSGLCPLKRAPLAFDLPMPGDLADQKAAMQSIPPLLRLYLGLGGWVSDHAVRDPNLDTLHVFTAVEVARIPTARKKLLMGMTQPR; encoded by the coding sequence ATGGCAATGGCAAGCCGCTTTCCCGACCACAAATTCGGCCGCCTGACATTGCGCATTGCCCGCGATGACGCCGATTTGGCGCAGGTCGCGCAGCTGCGCCGGGTGCGCTTTCGCGACAATCGCGGTGCCGACATGGACCAATTCGACCCGCTTTGCGCGCATCTGCTGGTGGTCGAAGGGGATGACCCGGCCGCGCTGGCCTGCGCGCGATTGCGCCTGCTGGACGGGCCAGAGCTGGATGACTGCTACAGCGCGCAATTCTATGATCTGTCGCCATTGGCGCGCGCGGGGCTGCGCGGGCTGGAATTGGGGCGTGTCTGCATAGCCAGCGACCGGCGGCAAGACCCGGATATTCTACGCGCGCTGCTGGCCGGGATCGCGCTGCATTCCGATGCCGAGAAGGTCGATCTGCTTTTGGGCTGCGCGTCTTTCAAGGGCGATGACCCGGCCCGACATGCGGCGGCACTGGGCTGGCTGAAGGCGCGGCATACCGGCCCCTCTGGCCTGTGTCCGCTCAAGCGTGCGCCCTTGGCCTTTGATCTGCCCATGCCCGGTGATCTGGCCGACCAGAAGGCCGCGATGCAATCCATCCCGCCGCTGTTGCGGCTGTATCTGGGGCTGGGGGGCTGGGTGTCTGACCATGCCGTGCGCGATCCCAATCTGGACACGCTGCATGTGTTCACGGCGGTTGAAGTGGCACGCATTCCGACCGCGCGCAAAAAGCTGCTGATGGGCATGACCCAGCCGCGTTAA